A genomic region of Numenius arquata chromosome 21, bNumArq3.hap1.1, whole genome shotgun sequence contains the following coding sequences:
- the ELOA gene encoding elongin-A isoform X2 encodes MAESVLEVVGKLQSRLAGSSEPKKLLKSLKRLSELPITVDVLVETGVGKTVNSLRKHELVGDFAKNLVARWKKLVPVNNLDSEDRDYERSSSSKRHQEHSLREDEEPDQEYSEAFQPSCSQSYSPAHREKKSKRYPRPERAHETYGYSSQEGKGWGRSSPVLSSDQEYSDYGQAVSPEPSESPQDTYTDPYASEEQEEPTAFRRKASKGHNLQEKLGAGRERNSGEFYDKGNTSRSKEHKSSHKKQRLDGRGEDRTSAFSPERLHKTSFKEQLREAPVAGGSKEKQRTSDGTKREKNRESGTSRKEKLPHLEESLDNHVKKQKHRDSERGKVEKAKLSLETSTTEREKRKAESDSSNRIKEKGISGASKSSEGKRKSSEVDKKSMGFSSNFGEGEAEDEFEQPTMSFESYLSYDQPQKKKKKVVKPSAPAGEKDPGHSKQNGSKASTNSSSSSQKSPSHKRTSEKKAEKEPPEAPKPKRIVLDVVPTLPDIPLPPIQANYRPLPSIESIPCSQTKRKAVSSPVEESEAGFTGRRLNSKMQVYSGSKTAYLPKMMSLYQQCIRVLSNNIDSIYEVGGVPFSVLEPVLERCTPEQLYRIEECNHVLIEDTDQLWHNHCLRDFKNEKPEEFESWREMYLRLHDAREQRLLMLARNIGSAHANKPKGRVAKMAFVNSAAKPPRDVRRRQEKFGTGGALLPEKTKIKPVLYTSSKSHARVSEEQSYDGPSTSSAHSVPSSASTFSSCDPRKPPVKKIAPMMAKTIKAFKNRFSRR; translated from the exons ctgctgaaaaGTCTGAAGAGGCTGTCGGAGTTGCCCATCACAGTTGACGTTCTTGTG GAGACAGGTGTTGGGAAGACTGTGAACAGTTTACGGAAACACGAGCTTGTAGGAGACTTCGCGAAGAACCTGGTAGCCAGGTGGAAGAAGCTGGTGCCGGT aaataacCTGGATTCTGAAGACCGTGACTATGAGAGGAGCAGCTCAAGCAAAAGACATCAAGAACACTCTCTCAGAGAGGATGAGGAACCCGACCAGGAGTATTCAGAAGCCTTCCAGCCGTCTTGCAGCCAGTCCTATAGCCCGGCTCATAGGGAAAAGAAGTCCAAAAGGTATCCTAGGCCTGAGAGAGCCCACGAGACTTATGGCTATAGCAGCCAGGAGGGGAAGGGTTGGGGCAGATCTTCCCCAGTGCTCTCTTCAGATCAGGAGTACTCGGACTATGGACAAGCTGTGTCACCTGAGCCAAGTGAGAGCCCTCAGGACACGTACACAGACCCTTACGCCTCTGAGGAGCAGGAAGAACCGACAGCGTTTCGTAGGAAAGCCAGTAAAGGCCACAACCTTCAGGAGAAGCTGGGGGCAGGCCGGGAGAGGAATTCTGGTGAGTTCTATGACAAAGGGAACACGAGTCGAAGCAAAGAGCACAAGTCTTCTCACAAGAAGCAGCGACTTGATGGCAGAGGGGAGGACAGGACCTCTGCCTTCAGCCCAGAAAGATTGCACAAGACCTCGTTTAAAGAGCAGCTCCGAGAAGCCCCTGTGGCAGGAGGCAGCAAGGAGAAGCAGAGGACGTCAGATGGCACCAAGAGGGAGAAGAACCGAGAAAGCGGCACCTCCAGAAAGGAGAAGTTGCCGCACTTGGAAGAGTCTTTGGACAAccatgttaaaaagcaaaaacatcGGGACTCTGAAAGAGGCAAAGTGGAAAAGGCCAAGCTGAGCCTGGAGACCTCTACTACAGAGCGGGAGAAACGGAAAGCTGAGAGTGACTCATCAAATAGGATTAAAGAAAAGGGGATTTCTGGGGCCTCAAAATCTTCGGAGGGGAAGCGCAAATCCTCTGAGGTGGACAAAAAATCGATGGGCTTTTCCTCcaattttggggagggagaagcagaggaTGAATTTGAACAACCTACAATGTCCTTTGAGTCGTACCTCAGCTACGAccagccccagaaaaagaaaaagaaagtggtcAAACCCTCTGCGCCAGCTGGGGAGAAAGACCCGGGGCACAGTAAACAGAACGGATCCAAAGCCAGTACCAACAGCTCAAGCTCAAGTCAGAAGAGTCCAAGCCACAAGCGAACAAgtgagaaaaaagcagagaaggaacCACCAGAGGCTCCTAAACCAAAGAGG ATAGTTTTAGATGTGGTCCCAACGTTACCAGACATCCCACTGCCACCGATCCAGGCCAACTACCGCCCTCTTCCTTCAATTGAGTCTATTCCCTGCTCCCAGACGAAAAGGAAAG CAGTGTCCTCGCCGGTTGAAGAGAGCGAGGCAGGTTTCACAGGCCGCCGGTTGAATTCAAAGATGCAAGTGTATTCAGGCTCTAAAACTGCCTATCTCCCAAAGATGATGTCTCTGTATCAGCAGTGTATCCGCGTCCTCAGCAACAACATCGACT CGATCTATGAAGTAGGTGGTGTCCCTTTCTCGGTGCTGGAGCCAGTGTTGGAGAGATGCACCCCAGAGCAGCTCTATCGCATTGAGGAATGTAACCAT GTCCTCATTGAGGATACAGATCAGCTCTGGCACAACCACTGTCTCCGAGATTTCAAGAATGAGAAGCCTGAGGAGTTTGAGTCCTGGCGGGAGATGTACCTCCGCCTTCATGATGCACGAGAGCAGCGGCTGCTCATGTTAGCCCGGAACATTGGCTCAGCTCACGCCAACAAGCCCAAAG GTCGAGTGGCAAAAATGGCATTTGTGAACTCTGCGGCAAAGCCCCCTCGGGACGTACGAAGGAGACAAGAGAAGtttgggactggaggagctcttCTGCCAGAGAAGACCAA aataaaaccagtCCTGTACACATCTAGCAAAAGCCACGCTCGTGTGAGCGAGGAGCAGTCCTATGatgggcccagcaccagcagtgcccACTCTGTCCCATCTtcagccagcaccttctcctcctgtGACCCCAGGAAACCACCAGTGAAGA aaattgCACCCATGATGGCAAAGACTATCAAAGCTTTCAAAAACAGGTTCTCTCGGAGATAA
- the ELOA gene encoding elongin-A isoform X1 has translation MAESVLEVVGKLQSRLAGSSEPKKLLKSLKRLSELPITVDVLVETGVGKTVNSLRKHELVGDFAKNLVARWKKLVPVSQETDRNNLDSEDRDYERSSSSKRHQEHSLREDEEPDQEYSEAFQPSCSQSYSPAHREKKSKRYPRPERAHETYGYSSQEGKGWGRSSPVLSSDQEYSDYGQAVSPEPSESPQDTYTDPYASEEQEEPTAFRRKASKGHNLQEKLGAGRERNSGEFYDKGNTSRSKEHKSSHKKQRLDGRGEDRTSAFSPERLHKTSFKEQLREAPVAGGSKEKQRTSDGTKREKNRESGTSRKEKLPHLEESLDNHVKKQKHRDSERGKVEKAKLSLETSTTEREKRKAESDSSNRIKEKGISGASKSSEGKRKSSEVDKKSMGFSSNFGEGEAEDEFEQPTMSFESYLSYDQPQKKKKKVVKPSAPAGEKDPGHSKQNGSKASTNSSSSSQKSPSHKRTSEKKAEKEPPEAPKPKRIVLDVVPTLPDIPLPPIQANYRPLPSIESIPCSQTKRKAVSSPVEESEAGFTGRRLNSKMQVYSGSKTAYLPKMMSLYQQCIRVLSNNIDSIYEVGGVPFSVLEPVLERCTPEQLYRIEECNHVLIEDTDQLWHNHCLRDFKNEKPEEFESWREMYLRLHDAREQRLLMLARNIGSAHANKPKGRVAKMAFVNSAAKPPRDVRRRQEKFGTGGALLPEKTKIKPVLYTSSKSHARVSEEQSYDGPSTSSAHSVPSSASTFSSCDPRKPPVKKIAPMMAKTIKAFKNRFSRR, from the exons ctgctgaaaaGTCTGAAGAGGCTGTCGGAGTTGCCCATCACAGTTGACGTTCTTGTG GAGACAGGTGTTGGGAAGACTGTGAACAGTTTACGGAAACACGAGCTTGTAGGAGACTTCGCGAAGAACCTGGTAGCCAGGTGGAAGAAGCTGGTGCCGGTGTCCCAAGAGACAGACAG aaataacCTGGATTCTGAAGACCGTGACTATGAGAGGAGCAGCTCAAGCAAAAGACATCAAGAACACTCTCTCAGAGAGGATGAGGAACCCGACCAGGAGTATTCAGAAGCCTTCCAGCCGTCTTGCAGCCAGTCCTATAGCCCGGCTCATAGGGAAAAGAAGTCCAAAAGGTATCCTAGGCCTGAGAGAGCCCACGAGACTTATGGCTATAGCAGCCAGGAGGGGAAGGGTTGGGGCAGATCTTCCCCAGTGCTCTCTTCAGATCAGGAGTACTCGGACTATGGACAAGCTGTGTCACCTGAGCCAAGTGAGAGCCCTCAGGACACGTACACAGACCCTTACGCCTCTGAGGAGCAGGAAGAACCGACAGCGTTTCGTAGGAAAGCCAGTAAAGGCCACAACCTTCAGGAGAAGCTGGGGGCAGGCCGGGAGAGGAATTCTGGTGAGTTCTATGACAAAGGGAACACGAGTCGAAGCAAAGAGCACAAGTCTTCTCACAAGAAGCAGCGACTTGATGGCAGAGGGGAGGACAGGACCTCTGCCTTCAGCCCAGAAAGATTGCACAAGACCTCGTTTAAAGAGCAGCTCCGAGAAGCCCCTGTGGCAGGAGGCAGCAAGGAGAAGCAGAGGACGTCAGATGGCACCAAGAGGGAGAAGAACCGAGAAAGCGGCACCTCCAGAAAGGAGAAGTTGCCGCACTTGGAAGAGTCTTTGGACAAccatgttaaaaagcaaaaacatcGGGACTCTGAAAGAGGCAAAGTGGAAAAGGCCAAGCTGAGCCTGGAGACCTCTACTACAGAGCGGGAGAAACGGAAAGCTGAGAGTGACTCATCAAATAGGATTAAAGAAAAGGGGATTTCTGGGGCCTCAAAATCTTCGGAGGGGAAGCGCAAATCCTCTGAGGTGGACAAAAAATCGATGGGCTTTTCCTCcaattttggggagggagaagcagaggaTGAATTTGAACAACCTACAATGTCCTTTGAGTCGTACCTCAGCTACGAccagccccagaaaaagaaaaagaaagtggtcAAACCCTCTGCGCCAGCTGGGGAGAAAGACCCGGGGCACAGTAAACAGAACGGATCCAAAGCCAGTACCAACAGCTCAAGCTCAAGTCAGAAGAGTCCAAGCCACAAGCGAACAAgtgagaaaaaagcagagaaggaacCACCAGAGGCTCCTAAACCAAAGAGG ATAGTTTTAGATGTGGTCCCAACGTTACCAGACATCCCACTGCCACCGATCCAGGCCAACTACCGCCCTCTTCCTTCAATTGAGTCTATTCCCTGCTCCCAGACGAAAAGGAAAG CAGTGTCCTCGCCGGTTGAAGAGAGCGAGGCAGGTTTCACAGGCCGCCGGTTGAATTCAAAGATGCAAGTGTATTCAGGCTCTAAAACTGCCTATCTCCCAAAGATGATGTCTCTGTATCAGCAGTGTATCCGCGTCCTCAGCAACAACATCGACT CGATCTATGAAGTAGGTGGTGTCCCTTTCTCGGTGCTGGAGCCAGTGTTGGAGAGATGCACCCCAGAGCAGCTCTATCGCATTGAGGAATGTAACCAT GTCCTCATTGAGGATACAGATCAGCTCTGGCACAACCACTGTCTCCGAGATTTCAAGAATGAGAAGCCTGAGGAGTTTGAGTCCTGGCGGGAGATGTACCTCCGCCTTCATGATGCACGAGAGCAGCGGCTGCTCATGTTAGCCCGGAACATTGGCTCAGCTCACGCCAACAAGCCCAAAG GTCGAGTGGCAAAAATGGCATTTGTGAACTCTGCGGCAAAGCCCCCTCGGGACGTACGAAGGAGACAAGAGAAGtttgggactggaggagctcttCTGCCAGAGAAGACCAA aataaaaccagtCCTGTACACATCTAGCAAAAGCCACGCTCGTGTGAGCGAGGAGCAGTCCTATGatgggcccagcaccagcagtgcccACTCTGTCCCATCTtcagccagcaccttctcctcctgtGACCCCAGGAAACCACCAGTGAAGA aaattgCACCCATGATGGCAAAGACTATCAAAGCTTTCAAAAACAGGTTCTCTCGGAGATAA
- the LOC141474158 gene encoding elongin-A-like has protein sequence MSFEEYLTYDQPQQKKKKRVVKASVSAGEEEQRHSAHLLCHPSVDSSCSSHQSPSRKRSNEKRAEQEPPEAPKPKRILLDVEIKLPEIPLPPIQASCSPLPAAESVPCSQKKRRAVYSPVEETEGGFTGRRLYSKTPVFSGRVPKSPSQQCVPVVTNNIDSICEAGGVPGLEPERCAVRGQLCGTEERHHVLVEDTERLWRNRCLRDFKNEEPQESESWREMYLRLQEAREQRLLKLAQKIGSAQANKGRAGKTMLLASPPKAPRDIRRRQELFGTGGAFLPEKTKTKPVLCSSTECHPRVSEEKSCDGPSTSSGRSVPSLGRTIFSSRVPEPKTPPVKKIAPLMAQSIKDFKKTFSRR, from the exons ATGTCCTTTGAGGAGTACCTCACCTATGACCAAccccagcaaaagaaaaagaagcgagTGGTCAAAGCCTCTGTgtcggctggggaggaagagcaacgGCACAGCGCCCAtttgctgtgccaccccagcgtcgacagctcctgctccagtcaCCAAAGCCCCAGCCGCAAGCGCAGCAATgagaaaagggcagagcaggagccaccagaggctcctaaaccaaagagg ATACTTCTCGATGTGGAGATAAAGCTCCCAGAGATCCCCCTGCCGCCGatccaggccagctgcagccctcttcctgctgctgagtccgttccctgctcccagaagaaaaggagag CGGTTTACTCACCAGTTGAAGAGACTGAAGGGGGCTTCACAGGCCGCCGGCTGTATTCAAAGACGCCCGTGTTTTCAGGCCGAGTCCCAAAGAGTCCTTCTCAGCAGTGTGTCCCAGTCGTCACCAACAACATTGACT CGATCTGTGAAGCGGGTGGCgtccctgggctggagccagagaGGTGCGCTGTCCGAGGGCAGCTTTGTGGCACCGAGGAACGTCACCAT GTCCTCGTTGAAGATACAGAACGGCTCTGGCGCAACCGATGTCTCCGAGACTTTAAGAACGAGGAGCCCCAAGAGTCCGAGTCCTGGCGGGAGATGTACCTCCGCCTCCAGGAGGCACGAGAGCAGCGGCTGCTCAAGTTAGCCCAGAAGATCGGCTCAGCTCAGGCCAACAAAG GTCGAGCGGGCAAAACCATGCTTCTGGCCTCCCCGCCAAAGGCTCCTCGGGACATACGACGGAGACAAGAGCTGTTTGGGACTGGAGGAGCGTTTCTGCCAGAGAAGACCAA aacaaaaccagtcctgTGCTCATCTACCGAATGCCACCCTCGTGTCAGTGAGGAGAAGTCCTGTGacgggcccagcaccagcagtggcCGTTCTGTCCCATCTTTGGGCAGGACCATATTCTCCTCCCGGGTTCCTGAGCCCAAGACACCACCAGTGAAGA aaattgCACCCTTGATGGCACAGTCCatcaaagacttcaaaaagaCGTTCTCTCGGAGATAA